The following are from one region of the Poecilia reticulata strain Guanapo linkage group LG7, Guppy_female_1.0+MT, whole genome shotgun sequence genome:
- the LOC103467962 gene encoding round spermatid basic protein 1-like, which produces MRSASPEPFKHTVRAKMAAQVDLLRAKVNDERIRDSYDRFIKEKKKKKKRDLSPSADKRERFEKEAKKVKLHHHHHHHNHQQQHAENQSHQPHQLQQNPKAQNFSTDKHVLHIHHHHHHHGHHHHGLTNGTKKSLQPAFPPQKRAVPPQPPALFTFTPLKVVKAQPQELKDKHREKEHKLKLKKENSEANVKLPELKKKKELMPNNENGKSLTLEEYLLKKKKKKKKHRDDDQGAKKVRHLHTKAVQTVCTGLGADLTVPVNPEAPLLGVIKQEITRLPGREPVDNCPPYLQALKMGRTPFLSHQDHYIRSSCLQTGTRYGRFIHEEKQPNGGGFVLHAYADELACLSPAEMEGFAREFLELTFAEKPKGAAVYALTVIHSAASYLPDFLDYFAFNFPNTPVKMEILGKKDIETTTISNFHSQYM; this is translated from the exons ATGCGCAGTGCAAGCCCCGAGCCCTTTAAACATACTGTACGTGCAAAGATGGCAGCTCAAGTCGACTTGCTCCGTGCGAAAGTGAACGACGAACGGATAAGGGACAGCTATGACAGATTCatcaaagagaagaaaaagaagaagaaaagggatTTGTCGCCTTCAGCCGACAAAAGAGAAAGATTTGAGAAAGAGGCGAAAAAGGTGAagctccatcatcatcatcaccaccacaaccaccagcagcagcacgcCGAGAACCAGAGCCACCAACCgcatcagctgcagcagaaccccAAAGCCCAGAACTTCAGCACGGACAAACACGTTCTCCACatccaccaccaccatcaccaccacgGCCACCACCATCACGGTCTCACCAACGGTACCAAGAAGAGCCTGCAGCCCGCTTTCCCACCCCAGAAGCGAGCCGTGCCCCCTCAGCCACCTGCGCTCTTCACTTTCACGCCCCTCAAAGTGGTGAAGGCCCAGCCGCAGGAGCTCAAAGACAAGCACCGGGAGAAGGAGCACAAGCTGAAGCTGAAGAAGGAAAACTCGGAGGCTAACGTGAAGCTTCCtgaactgaagaagaaaaaag AGTTGATGCCCAACAATGAAAATGGGAAGTCTCTAACACTAGAGGAATATcttctgaagaagaagaaaaagaagaagaagcatcGTGACGATGATCAGGGTGCCAAGAAGGTCCGACATCTGCACACCAAAGCGGTTCAGACTGTATGCACCGGGCTTGGGGCTGACCTCACAGTCCCTGTTAACCCTGAAGCTCCGCTGCTCGGAGTGATAAAGCAAGAAATCACTCGACTTCCTGGCAGAGAACCTGTCGACAACTGTCCACCTTACCTCCAAGCGCTCAAAATGGGCCGCACACCTTTCCTCTCGCATCAGGACCACTACATCCGCAGCTCCTGCCTCCAGACCGGTACCAGATATGGACGCTTTATTCACGAGGAGAAGCAGCCCAACGGAGGCGGATTTGTGCTGCACGCTTACGCCGACGAGTTGGCGTGCCTCAGTCCAGCTGAGATGGAGGGATTCGCCCGGGAGTTCCTGGAGCTGACCTTTGCCGAGAAGCCCAAAGGTGCAGCGGTCTACGCCTTGACTGTGATCCACAGCGCGGCTTCGTACCTGCCTGACTTCTTGGACTACTTCGCCTTCAACTTCCCCAACACACCTGTCAAAATGGAAATACTGGGCAAGAAAGACATTGAGACCACCACTATAAGCAACTTCCATTCTCAG